The segment TGGGCTTACAAAGGACCAGGAGATAATGAGCTCAATCAGCTCAGACACAAACTATGACGAGGTTCTTGTAAACCTTTACGAGTTTGCCGAGATAAACAATGCTGAGGATGCTGTTGATTTCCTTGCCAAGAAGACAGGGATAACACAGCCAAGGGAGGTCAGGCTGGAGAGAATGCAGTCAATAATTGACAAATTCCTTTTGCCCCACCTCGGGACATCAAAGCAGGACAGGCTCGCCAAGGCATACAATCTGTGCAAGATGATAAAGCGGTTTGAGGAAATCAGCACAGGAGAGGCGCATTCAGATGACAAGGACCACTACTCCAACAAGCGCCTTAAGATGAGCGGAGACCTTCTCGCTGATTTGTTCAGGGTAAACTTCAACATGCTGATAAAAGACATGCTATACAATTTCCAGAGGATAGTCAAGAGGGGGAAGTTCCCGTCCCTAAGGGTTGTAATCAGGGACAAGCTCCTCACCCAGAGGATTTATTCCAGCATGGCTACAGGAACATGGGTGGGCGGAAGGAAGGGAATAAGCCAGAGAATCCAGCGCCTGAATTTCCTTGAGACAATGTCGCATCTGCAGAGGGTGGTCAGCCCGCTCAGCGCAACCCAGGAGAATTTCAAGGCAAGAGAGCTTCATGCAACTCACCTCGGAAGGCTCTGCCCGATAGAGACGCCTGAAGGAACAAACATCGGGCTGAAGAAGAATCTTTCGCTCCTTGCAAGCGTGTCCCAGAGCATTCCCGAGCAGGATGTCATAAAAGTCCTGAAGGATATAGGCATGAAGCAGCCCAAGTGATTTTTTAACTGTTCAAATTTTTTTAATTGCTTTAACGCTCAATAATTCAAAAAAATAGGGAAAGGTAATGATAAAATGGGAGAAGTTTACTTAAACGGAAAATTCATCGGCTACGCCGAGAAGCCAAAGGATTTCGCAGCACAGGTAATTCAAAAGAGAAGGGAATCAATCCTTTCTTCTGAAATTAATGTGTTCTACGATGACAAGACAAGGGATGTTCATATTGAGACATTCAGGGGAAGGTTAAGAAGGCCCCTTATTATTGTCAAGAACGGAAAGAGCCTTCTTACTTCCGAGCATGTTAAGAAGCTTCAGAACAATGAGCTTTCCTGGGAAGACATGATAAAGCAGGGCGTTATAGAATACCTTGACGCTGCTGAAGAGGAAAATTCTCTTGTGGCATTCTTTGAGAAGGATTTGACTCCAGAGCACACCCATCTTGAAATCATGCCAATGACAATCGTAAGCCTGTGCACATCTCTTGTGCCGTATGCAAACCATGACCAGAGCGCAAGGCTTAATGCAGGCTCAAAGAACCAGAAGCAGGCGCTCGGGATGTACGCAACAAACTTTCCCCTGAGGATGGACATGGACACAAACATCCTGCACTATCCGCAGATTCCGATTGTTCAGACCATGATGACAGAGCTTTCCCACTATGAGAAGCACCCTGCTGGGCAGAACATTGTTGTTGCAATGATGAGCTTCAAGGGATACAACATGGAGGATTCAGTCGTAATCAACAAGGGCTCTCTTGACAGGGGCTTTGGAAGGAGCACATACTTCAGGCCAGCTGCAGCAGAGGAGATAAGGTATCCGGGAGGGCTTACTGACGACATATGCGTTCCCGACAAGGAAGTCAAGGGATACAAGTCAGAGGACGCCTACAAGTATCTTGAGGAGGACGGGATAATCTCGACAGAAATAAAGGTAAAGGAAGACGATGTTCTCATCGGAAAGACAAGCCCTCCAAGATTCCTTTCAAGCCTTGAGCAGTTCAACATATCAGCAAGCGAGAGAAGAGAAAGCTCAGTTTCTGTGAAGCACGGCGAAGAGGGAATTGTTGATTTTGTCCTTATAACAGAGAATATGGAAGGGAACAAATTCATGCAGGTGAACATAAGGGACCAGAGAATCCCGGAAATCGGAGACAAATTCACCTCAAGGCACGGGCAGAAGGGAGTTGTCGGGCTTATTGTAAACTCAACAGACATGCCCTTTTCAGCATCGGGAATAGTTCCTGACCTGCTTTTTTCCCCTCACGGAATACCTTCAAGAATGACAATCGGGCACCTGATTGAGGCAGTCGGCGGAAAGGTCGGGGCACTGTCAGGAAGATTCATTGACGGGACAACATTTGACTCAGAGCCGGAGGAGCAGCTTAGAAGCGCCCTTACAGCCTTTGGATTCAGGGAGAACGGGACAGAAACATTATACAACGGAGAGACAGGGGAAATCTTCGAGGCAAGGATATTCATCGGAGAAATGTATTATCTCAAGCTCAAGCACATGGTTGCAAATAAAATCCATGCAAGAGCCAGAGGGCCAATACAGCTCCTCACAAGGCAGCCGACAGAAGGAAGAGCCAAGGAAGGCGGATTAAGGCTCGGAGAGATGGAAAAGGACTGCTTTGTGGCTCATGGAACTTCCCTCCTCCTCAAGGAGAGATTTGACTCAGACAGGACAGTAGTCCCTGTGTGCGAGAAGTGCGGGCTTATAGCAATCGCAGACAGGTACAGGAAGAAATCATTCTGCCCTGTATGCGGAGAGGAAAGCACAATAACAGACATTGAGATGAGCTACGCTTTCAAGCTTCTCCTCGATGAGATGAAATCATTCTGCATCTATCCAAGGCTTGTGCTGAAGAGCAAGTATGAATGAGAATGCAGATTGCTTTGATAATTGCAGAATAAATTAATTTCAGAATAAGTTAAGAAATCAGCTGTTAAGAGGAATCAAGATGGAAGAGAACGAATTCAACGCAGGTTATTTTTACAAGAAGGTAGACAAGATTGTTTTCGGGATGCAGAGCCCAAAGACAATAAAGAAGATGTCCGCAGTTAAGATAGTGACTCCTGAGCTTTACGACAAAGAGGGATATCCTGTTGACGGCGGACTCATGGACACCCGGATGGGAGTCATTGACCCCGGGCTCAGGTGCAAAACCTGCGGCTCAAGCCTGAAGGAGTGCACAGGGCATTTTGGATACATAGAGCTTGCAAGGCCTGTTCTTCATATCACTTACATAAAGCCGGTTTACACAAGTCTTAAGACAACATGCAGGAGCTGCGGAAGGCTTCTTCTTGAGCCAAAGAAAATCGCGTATTTCAAGGCAAGGCTCAAAAAAATGCAGGATCTTTCTGACACTGACGGGGCAAGAAAGGTAATTGCAGAGGTTCTTTCTGCAACAAAGAAGAACAGCAAGTGCCCCCACTGCAAAGCCAAGCAGATGAAGATAATCATAGAGAAGCCGACAACATTCATTGAGGACGAGAAGAGAATCTCCCCGATTGAGATAAGAATCAGGCTTGAAAAGATAACAGATGATGACTGCGAGCTTATCGGATTCAACCCGGCATATGCAAGGCCGGAATGGATGGTTCTAACGCTTTTCCCTATTCCTCCTGTAACAATGAGGCCCAGCATTACCCTTGAGTCAGGAGAGAGAAGCGAGGATGACTTGACCCACAAGCTTGGGGATATTGTAAGGATTAACCAGCGCCTTTACGAAAATATCAACGCGGGCGCGCCTGAAATCATAGTTGAGGACCTTTGGGACCTCCTTCAGTATCATATAACAACATTCTTTGACAATAATATAGCGCAGCTTCCGCCTGCAAGGCACAGGAGCGGGCAGCCGTTGAAGACATTGACAGACAGGATTAAGAGCAAGGAGGGGCGCTTGAGGCACAATCTTGCAGGAAAGAGGACAAACTTCTCCGCAAGAACTGTGATAAGCCCTGACCCAAGCCTTGACCTCGACGAGGTTGGAGTGCCTGAGTCAATAGCAATGAAGCTCACTATTCCTGAAAGGGTTACCACCTGGAACATGGAATACCTGAAAAAATTTGTCCAGAGCGGACCCAGCGCAAAGCTCGGTGCAAACTACATTCTAAGGCCGGATGGAAAAAAGAAGAAGATAACAGATGAGACAAAAGAGGAGCTTCTTGAGGAGATTCAGCCAGGATACATTGTTGAAAGGCATCTGATGGACGGCGACCTTGCAATCTTCAACAGGCAGCCATCCCTTCACAGGATGAGCATGATGTGCCACAGGATAAGGGTGCTTCCATACCAGACCTTCAGGCTTAACCCTG is part of the Candidatus Woesearchaeota archaeon genome and harbors:
- a CDS encoding DNA-directed RNA polymerase subunit B'' translates to DDPGGYFIINGSEKVLVKVEDLAANRFLVTENDVGPSRFVGKLFSESGAFKIPHTIEKMKDGIFYLTFTRVRRVPVVLVIKALGLTKDQEIMSSISSDTNYDEVLVNLYEFAEINNAEDAVDFLAKKTGITQPREVRLERMQSIIDKFLLPHLGTSKQDRLAKAYNLCKMIKRFEEISTGEAHSDDKDHYSNKRLKMSGDLLADLFRVNFNMLIKDMLYNFQRIVKRGKFPSLRVVIRDKLLTQRIYSSMATGTWVGGRKGISQRIQRLNFLETMSHLQRVVSPLSATQENFKARELHATHLGRLCPIETPEGTNIGLKKNLSLLASVSQSIPEQDVIKVLKDIGMKQPK
- the rpoB gene encoding DNA-directed RNA polymerase subunit B, which translates into the protein MGEVYLNGKFIGYAEKPKDFAAQVIQKRRESILSSEINVFYDDKTRDVHIETFRGRLRRPLIIVKNGKSLLTSEHVKKLQNNELSWEDMIKQGVIEYLDAAEEENSLVAFFEKDLTPEHTHLEIMPMTIVSLCTSLVPYANHDQSARLNAGSKNQKQALGMYATNFPLRMDMDTNILHYPQIPIVQTMMTELSHYEKHPAGQNIVVAMMSFKGYNMEDSVVINKGSLDRGFGRSTYFRPAAAEEIRYPGGLTDDICVPDKEVKGYKSEDAYKYLEEDGIISTEIKVKEDDVLIGKTSPPRFLSSLEQFNISASERRESSVSVKHGEEGIVDFVLITENMEGNKFMQVNIRDQRIPEIGDKFTSRHGQKGVVGLIVNSTDMPFSASGIVPDLLFSPHGIPSRMTIGHLIEAVGGKVGALSGRFIDGTTFDSEPEEQLRSALTAFGFRENGTETLYNGETGEIFEARIFIGEMYYLKLKHMVANKIHARARGPIQLLTRQPTEGRAKEGGLRLGEMEKDCFVAHGTSLLLKERFDSDRTVVPVCEKCGLIAIADRYRKKSFCPVCGEESTITDIEMSYAFKLLLDEMKSFCIYPRLVLKSKYE
- a CDS encoding DNA-directed RNA polymerase subunit A', with the protein product MEENEFNAGYFYKKVDKIVFGMQSPKTIKKMSAVKIVTPELYDKEGYPVDGGLMDTRMGVIDPGLRCKTCGSSLKECTGHFGYIELARPVLHITYIKPVYTSLKTTCRSCGRLLLEPKKIAYFKARLKKMQDLSDTDGARKVIAEVLSATKKNSKCPHCKAKQMKIIIEKPTTFIEDEKRISPIEIRIRLEKITDDDCELIGFNPAYARPEWMVLTLFPIPPVTMRPSITLESGERSEDDLTHKLGDIVRINQRLYENINAGAPEIIVEDLWDLLQYHITTFFDNNIAQLPPARHRSGQPLKTLTDRIKSKEGRLRHNLAGKRTNFSARTVISPDPSLDLDEVGVPESIAMKLTIPERVTTWNMEYLKKFVQSGPSAKLGANYILRPDGKKKKITDETKEELLEEIQPGYIVERHLMDGDLAIFNRQPSLHRMSMMCHRIRVLPYQTFRLNPAVCHPYNADFDGDEMNLHIPQTEEARAEAEILMEVKTQMISPRYGLSVIGCVQDAISGNYLLTKRMKISRERAIELLFSSGVEDFSRLPRKSEVTGKEIFSQVLPADFSFEGTSRLCKHHEKCMKEKCRDEGYVMIKDGNLVCGVMDKNNLGEESGLLLGELRKKYGEEAIKILEKIFKLGVLSLNVNGLSSIISDVDLSSNVKAEVKKILDKANADVDVLIQSYRQGALVANPGITIAETLERKISEILNKARNEIGKIVLEASEKESDTMLMIRSGARGNFLNMAQMSACVGQQSLRGGRIDSGYEGRTLSSYKRNDLTGEAHGFVKHGFKEGLSPQEFFFMGVTGRDSLMDTALRTPKSGYLYRRLANAMQDLKVAYDNTVRDSNNRIIQFKYGEDSIDVSKSVGGKIDIKKIVESN